GCGCGGTCACCTCCGACGTCGGCGGGGTCGCGTTGAACGTGGGCGGCTACGAGCTGTTCATGCGGCTCAACGAGACTGGCGCGCCGTGGTTCTTCGTCACCTCGACGGAGGCGGGCGACACCACGGCGACGTACTCGCCGCTCGTCATCGGCGAGTCGTACGTCTTCAAGGTCCGGGCGGTGAACCTCGGCAAGGTCGGAGCGTTTTCGCCCGAGGTGGCAGTTACGATTCCCGACGACGACGAAGCGCCGCCGGTCCCGACCGTGCCGCAGCTCTCCACGCGTCTGGGCGTGGTCCGGGCCACGTGGAACGGGCTCGGGGTCGGCTCGGTGCCGATGCCGCCGGACTTCCTGCACGTCCGCGCATGGATGCAGGACCCGCTTGCGCCCGGCTGGTCGGAGATCGGCATGCTGGGCGAGGCCGGGGCGATCCTCGTCCCGAACCTGCCGTACGGCGCGGACAGGCAGTTCCGGTTCACGTCCATCGACCGGTCCGGCAACGAGTCGGCCCCGTCCGCGTCGGCGACGATCGCCGCGGTGCAGCTCGTCCAGGGCGACGCCGCGAACGAGAGCATCACGACGGGCGCGCTGGTCGCGAACGCGGTCACCGCCGACAAGCTGGCCGCCGGGGCGGTCGAGGCCGAGCACATCACCGCTGGCGCGGTGGTGGCCGACAAGCTCGCCGCGGTCCTGACGCTGTCCACGCGGGTCGTCGCGGGCGGCGCGTCCGGGGCTCGGGTCGAGCTCAACAGCTCGGGCCTGGTGGCGTTCAACGGCTCCGGCCAGCAGACCGCCAGCATCTCGGCTGCCACCGGCGCGGTAAGCATCGTGGGCCAGCTCGCGTCCGGGGTGACCGGCGCGCGGATCGTGGTCAACCCCGCGGGTGCGGCGAATCCGGAGATCCGTTTCATCCCGGGCAGCGGCGTCAACCAGTCGCGCATCTACAGCGACGGCTCCCGCTTTACCGGGGAGGCGACGCTGGTCATGGAGTCGGGCACCAACCAGGCGAGCACCGCGATGTGCCGTCTGACCCACGCGGCCGGGTTCTGGCAGGCGGCCATCTTGAATCCGTCGAACGGGGAGCAGCGCGGCGGCGCGGTGTCGGCGGTTGAGGGGCAGGCGTCGATCGGGTGGGTGCACCCGAGCCAGCAGGACCAGCTCCTCGTGTTCGATCAGTCCGGGACGTTCCACCGGGGGACGTGGCTGTATGCCAACGACTCCGGCTTGATCATGCTGTCGGTCTCGGTGTCCAGGGGTGCCACCTACTACCAGGTGGCTCTCGGCTTCTCCTTCCCGACCGTGCCGAAGGTGACGTTCACGGCTGAGCAGGTGACCACGATGCAGTTGTTCTCCCGGACCAACAGCGACTTGTTCTTCTTCGACCCGTCCGCCGGGACCTCGCCGCCGGTGCGGACCTTCCATATCTGGGCCTGGAGGTGACGCGGTGCCGGACGACTGGCAGGTCACGGAGGTGACCGACACGGCCGATGAGTCGGGGCGGGTTGAAGCGTGGGAGATCACGCTGACCCGGGCGGCCGATGGCGTCACGGTCGGGGTGTTCCTGCCGAAGGTGGCGATCGAGTCCACCGCCGTGGCGTGCGCGCTGGCCTCGACGGATGAGGCGATCGACGTGCTGATGCACCGCGCGGTCCATCCAATCTACGAGCCGAACCTGCCCGAGACGAACCCGTGGCAGCTCAGCGGCGAGCAGGCCCGCGCCGCCGTGCTTGAGCGGGTCGAGCGATGCAAGCGCGACCATGCGATCGTCACGACAGCCGTGCCGAGGGCTCCTACTGCGGCCGCGCGGAAGGCAGCCGACGTGCTCGCCCCGGTGAGGTCGCACGTGCGGATCGACCCGGTGAAGGCCGCCGCCACGCGACTGGAGCACCAGCGGGCTCTCCTGCAGACGAGGGCGTGATGGAAGACCTGGTGGTCGAGCCGGGCCGGATCATCGCCGTGCTGCGCCGCCGCATCGAGGACCTGACGTACGAGAACGCTGTGCTGTCGGCGGCTGTCGATCAGCAGCGCGATGAGATCAACGAACTGAGGGGGAGCAGCGGTGCAGGTGATCATCCCGGGTGAGCCCACGAAGTTCGCGCTACGGCTGGTGGCGTACGAGCCGAACCGTGATCGGCTGGGTGTGCTGCCACAGCACAACGGCTTCGAGCTGGGCGACCCGCTCAACGACGTGCCCAGCCTCAAGGTGACCTACCCGGACGGCGGCCTGAACGCGAACCTCATCGCTGGGCACTGCGAGGTCGCGGTGGAGTACGCGGCGAACGGCGGCCCGTGGGTCGAGCCGCCCAACGCGCGGTTCCTCCGCATCAAGAGGAGCGGCGACAGCATCGACCGGGCCGGTTCCCGGTCCTACGATCTGCCGGGCTGGGCGTGGCTGTTGAGGAAAGTCGTGCTGTACCCCAACGGCGCGATGGTGGACGGCAAGCGCCAGTTCAACGCGGTCAGCGCCGGGGCGATCCTCCTGACGTTCATCCAGGAGGGCAAGGCGCGCGGCGCGCTGTCCGGTCTGACCTACAACTTCTCCGACACCCGCGATAGCGACAACAAGGAGTGGGACAGCGCGCGGCGGCTGACGCTGGCCATCGAGCCGGGCAAGGACCTGCTCAGCGTCCTGATCAACCTCAGTGAGCAGGGCGTCCTCGACTGGCGGATGCAGGGCCGCGAGTTGCAGGTGTTCAACCCAGACACGGTGCTCGGCACGGACCGCGCATCCGGGCCCTCCCCGGTTGACCTGCGGCTTGGCCGTGACATCACCGAAGCTCCGGACACGGGGACGCTGGAGGACGCCGTGTCCGCCATCCTCATCGGTGGCGAAGCCGGCCTCTCGGTGGAGGTGACCAACCCGGCCGCCGTCGCGCCGTGGGGCAGGTGGGAGACCTACCAGTCGCAGAGCGGCGTCTCTGACGCCGGCACGGCGAGGCTGCTGGGCCAGAACGCGCTGGAGCGTGTCGGCAGGGAGCGGGTCCAGGTCACCCGCGGCCTGATGCTCGACCTCGCGCGGTGGCTGCCGTTCGAGCACTACCAACCGGGGGACTACTTGCTCGCGCCGGGCGACGGCGGGGCGATGGAGTCGCTCCGTCTGCGGCAGATCACTCTGTCAGTGGGTACGGACGGCCAGGTCGGCGGCAACGTCGTCTTGAATGATCGTTTCCTGGAACGCGAGATCCGGTTGGCCAGGCAGGCCGCAGGGATCCTCGGCGGCGGGGTGGGATCGGGCGGCTCCGGTGGCGAGCCGGCGCCGGAGACGAACAACCGGATCCCGGCCGCGCCGCAGGGCCTCGTCGTGGCGGCGGACGCCTATCTGGATGAGCACGGATACGCGCGCGGGCAGGCGACGGTGACGTGGAACGCGGTGGCCGCCGATGTGAACGGGGTCGCGCTCAGCATCGACTCGTACGAGGTGTATGCCCGCCGCGACCTGCCGGGTGAGCTGTGGCTGATGGTCGCGCAGACGGCCTCGGGCGACACGAAGGCGACGGTCTCGCCATTGGTGGTGGGCTGGGAGTACGCGTGGAAGGTGCGCGCCGTCTCGGCCGGTGTCAAGGGCGACTTCTCCGGCCAGGTGGTCGAACTCGTGCCCGACGACACGACACCACCACCGGTGCCGACCGCTCCGCAGCTCTCAACTCGGTTGGGCGTGATCCACGCTGCATGGGACGGAAGGGGCGTCGGCGGGGCGGTAATGCCTACCGACTTCGACCGGCTGCGCATCTGGATGGACGACCCGCTCACGCCCGAGCCAGCGATCGAGGTCGGGTACCTCGACGCTGCCGGGTCGATCGTCGTGCCCGGCGAGCCGTACGGCGCGGACCGGACGTTCTGGTTCACTTCTGTGGACCGGTCGGCCAATGAGTCGGG
The nucleotide sequence above comes from Nonomuraea gerenzanensis. Encoded proteins:
- a CDS encoding phage tail protein; this translates as MPSLKLSYTTMATGAALLDQPCEIAVEWSTDGTVWTEAPDSRFLRIKRRGDDCDTTGLAQFELPGFVWMLRKIVLHPGMAPLADGKRAFLSATAGEILQTFIGEAKGRGAVPGLQWDFTPDEDSAGQAWDKVITIYYQPGMDALTALQNLAEQGVCDFRTSGRTVQVFNADTAIGRDLASGPSPVDLRYGRDVAEAPDEGTLEDTASSVLIVGDNGLVKTFTNPAAVQPWGPWEQYVGAGGVSDEGTATILAQSALERAGGERVQRTRGVVLYGARWLPLKDYRPGDRVLAPGDGGTLEPLRIRQVTLARNSTGVLGGSLVLHDRFLERDIRLARRTAGIVGGSTADGGSGAQPSPEAPEPRTPTAPAGLIVNPLPYIDEHGLPHGQVTVSWGAVTSDVGGVALNVGGYELFMRLNETGAPWFFVTSTEAGDTTATYSPLVIGESYVFKVRAVNLGKVGAFSPEVAVTIPDDDEAPPVPTVPQLSTRLGVVRATWNGLGVGSVPMPPDFLHVRAWMQDPLAPGWSEIGMLGEAGAILVPNLPYGADRQFRFTSIDRSGNESAPSASATIAAVQLVQGDAANESITTGALVANAVTADKLAAGAVEAEHITAGAVVADKLAAVLTLSTRVVAGGASGARVELNSSGLVAFNGSGQQTASISAATGAVSIVGQLASGVTGARIVVNPAGAANPEIRFIPGSGVNQSRIYSDGSRFTGEATLVMESGTNQASTAMCRLTHAAGFWQAAILNPSNGEQRGGAVSAVEGQASIGWVHPSQQDQLLVFDQSGTFHRGTWLYANDSGLIMLSVSVSRGATYYQVALGFSFPTVPKVTFTAEQVTTMQLFSRTNSDLFFFDPSAGTSPPVRTFHIWAWR
- a CDS encoding phage tail protein — translated: MQVIIPGEPTKFALRLVAYEPNRDRLGVLPQHNGFELGDPLNDVPSLKVTYPDGGLNANLIAGHCEVAVEYAANGGPWVEPPNARFLRIKRSGDSIDRAGSRSYDLPGWAWLLRKVVLYPNGAMVDGKRQFNAVSAGAILLTFIQEGKARGALSGLTYNFSDTRDSDNKEWDSARRLTLAIEPGKDLLSVLINLSEQGVLDWRMQGRELQVFNPDTVLGTDRASGPSPVDLRLGRDITEAPDTGTLEDAVSAILIGGEAGLSVEVTNPAAVAPWGRWETYQSQSGVSDAGTARLLGQNALERVGRERVQVTRGLMLDLARWLPFEHYQPGDYLLAPGDGGAMESLRLRQITLSVGTDGQVGGNVVLNDRFLEREIRLARQAAGILGGGVGSGGSGGEPAPETNNRIPAAPQGLVVAADAYLDEHGYARGQATVTWNAVAADVNGVALSIDSYEVYARRDLPGELWLMVAQTASGDTKATVSPLVVGWEYAWKVRAVSAGVKGDFSGQVVELVPDDTTPPPVPTAPQLSTRLGVIHAAWDGRGVGGAVMPTDFDRLRIWMDDPLTPEPAIEVGYLDAAGSIVVPGEPYGADRTFWFTSVDRSANESGPSASATIATQPLVDADLIGQIIDGAEHIIDGTIPGDAKITADSITGRLIRALAIEADKIAANAITADKIAAGSIQAGHISANAITAEKIAANAITAAKIAADAINGKTITGSVIRTGATGQRIVIDPSTLDIRFYPDGNTNYSRLWTSDDDFAGEATFRITSGTNPGMTARTYFTLAAGWTKLEVLNPNNSNANGGFLESAEDYSRIGYENDTSDNQYMWFDASGMTTHYGKWWDNSFASNTWGVHAGSRIASDGWTGMEIKYGPTMQGNMGPVAVLRDGAMLNNPNLRPNFYWCIEFSTQTSFMISWSDGGGVRSGKGIYWWAHRHNGSA